GTGAGAGAGGGGAGGCTCAATCACCTGAATGAAAATAACTCCTCAGACGATTACGCTAAAGGGTTTTTACAGCCACCACGGCTTTTTGCTCCCGCTACTCATCCTTGAGAATGAGGTCACGGCAGGACGCTCAACCATATACGGGGGCAACCTTCATAATTGAAATGTTAGAGAATTTTCAAAATCCCCTCTCTAACACCTGCCGAAATATACGTCCTCAACCCGGCTTTTCAAGAGCAAATTGACCGCCGACCGATTATTCCGCCCCCGGCACGCCGTTTGTTTCGCTTGCACTAAAATCTTGCACAAACACTGGTGTCGCTCTATCTAATTGGCGTGTTGGAGAATCCCGGTCTGAACGGCAAGACGCTCGGCATTGGCGTCGATCTGATCGAAATCGAACGTATCAAGTATGCCTACCAGCGCTTCGGCGACGCGTTTCTGCAGAAAGTCTACTCCTTCGAAGAGATCGAGTTCTGTTTCATGAAGCAGAATCCCTTCCCGTCGCTGGCCGCGCGATTTGCCGCCAAGGAGGCCGGTTTCAAGGCCCTCTCGCAGGCGGGCATCCCCCCCGGCCACTGGCGTGAGTTGACCGTTACCCAGAATTCCGACGGGATTCCGCAGCTTGTCGTCCCGGGGCTGCGCAATATGATCGTGCACTTATCTCTCAGCCATACCAGCACGCTGGCGATTGCGACGGTGGTGATTGAGCGCACACACTAAACAAAGTCGTATCTGGACTCTAAACTGGCGAAGCATTACATTAAAATATCGAGCGGCCGGCCGCCCAGCGGATGGGCAGCGCGTTGCGGCCGCGCGGCAACTGATTCAAATCTGATCGCAGTCATAGCGGAGGTTGATCATGACCCTCAATATTAGCCAAATCGAATCTTTGCTCGGGCCGAATGCCAAAACTTTGCTTGGACACCAGTGCAAGACCATCGACAAGTCCAAGCTCCATCTCCCCGGACCTGACTTCGTCGACCGCGTCGTCGTTCATTCCGATCGTCCGAATACCGTGCTCCAGAACCTCAACTGGATGATCCATCACGGCCGCTTGGCCCACACCGGCTACATGTCGATTCTCCCGGTGGATCAGGGTATCGAACACTCCGGCGGCGCTTCCTTCGCGCCCAACCCGGATTACTTCGACCCCGAGAGCATCGTCAAGCTCGCAGTCGAGGGCGGCTGCAACGCCGTCGCTTCCACTTTCGGCGTGCTCGGCTCGGTGGCGCGCAAGTGGGCGCACAAGATGCCGTTTATCGTCAAGATCAATCACAACGAATTTCTGAGCTATCCGAATGCCTTCGATCAGGTGATGTTCGGCACGATCGACCGCGCGTACGACATGGGCGCAATCGCCGTCGGCGCCACCATCTACTTCGGCTCGCAGGAATCGCGGCGGCAGATCGTCGAGGTCGCGGAGGCGTTTGCGCACGCGCACGAGCTCGGCATGGTCACCGTGCTGTGGTGCTACCTGCGCAACAACGCCTTCAAGATTGACGGCGTCGATTATCACGTCGCGGCCGACCTTACCGGCCAGGCCAATCATCTGGGCGTCACCTTGCAGGCTGACATCATCAAGCAGAAGATGCCGGAAACCAATCGCGGTTTTGAAGCGGTCGAGAAGGCTGCCGGTAAACCGTATTCGAAGTGGAGCAAGAAGGTTTACGACCAGCTCACGACCGACAATCCGATCGACCTGGTGCGCTACCAGGTGGCCAATTGCTTTATGGGTCGCGCTGGTTTGATCAATTCCGGCGGCGCTTCC
This is a stretch of genomic DNA from Candidatus Zixiibacteriota bacterium. It encodes these proteins:
- a CDS encoding class I fructose-bisphosphate aldolase, whose amino-acid sequence is MTLNISQIESLLGPNAKTLLGHQCKTIDKSKLHLPGPDFVDRVVVHSDRPNTVLQNLNWMIHHGRLAHTGYMSILPVDQGIEHSGGASFAPNPDYFDPESIVKLAVEGGCNAVASTFGVLGSVARKWAHKMPFIVKINHNEFLSYPNAFDQVMFGTIDRAYDMGAIAVGATIYFGSQESRRQIVEVAEAFAHAHELGMVTVLWCYLRNNAFKIDGVDYHVAADLTGQANHLGVTLQADIIKQKMPETNRGFEAVEKAAGKPYSKWSKKVYDQLTTDNPIDLVRYQVANCFMGRAGLINSGGASGKNDLADAVTTAVINKRAGGMGLISGRKAFQRPMKEGVELLNAIQDVYLCKEIAVA
- the acpS gene encoding holo-ACP synthase codes for the protein MSLYLIGVLENPGLNGKTLGIGVDLIEIERIKYAYQRFGDAFLQKVYSFEEIEFCFMKQNPFPSLAARFAAKEAGFKALSQAGIPPGHWRELTVTQNSDGIPQLVVPGLRNMIVHLSLSHTSTLAIATVVIERTH